The sequence below is a genomic window from Escherichia marmotae.
TAATGATGGTGGTGATAATTAACGCCGAAATGAATTTTGTACAAGCGCTTACCCATTTTACCATTCAGCTTAAAATGGACAGACTTCTGTCCGGTAATAATTAGATTAAAAAAAAGACACTCCAGACCACTCAACGCATACCACAAGGACTTCCAGGCTAATGTCATGGACTAATCTGCTAATGCACTTTTTATTTGTCAGACAATTGTTGTTTCCAGTATGTCATTTCTCGCTAAATTCATGCACGTTCTGACTGTAATTCTGCGATGTGATATTGCTCTCCTATGGAGAATTAATTTCTCGCTAAAACTATGCCAACACGGCCAATTATCTTTTCGTTAAAGGTAATGCTTTGTTTTCCGATTAAATTAACCAAAGTTCTTAGTTTTTACCCTACAAAAAATGATGCTAAAGCTGGAGATAACCATGCACAAATTTACTAAAGCTCTTGCGGCCATCGGTCTGGCTGCTGTTATGTCACAATCCGCTATGGCAGAAAACCTGAAACTCGGTTTCTTGGTAAAGCAACCCGAAGAGCCGTGGTTCCAGACCGAATGGAAATTTGCCGATAAAGCCGGGAAAGATTTAGGCTTTGAAGTTATTAAGATTGCCGTACCGGATGGTGAAAAAACGCTGAACGCTATCGACAGCCTGGCGGCCAGTGGCGCGAAAGGATTTGTCATTTGTACGCCAGACCCGAAATTGGGTTCCGCTATTGTGGCGAAAGCACGTGGCTATGGTATGAAAGTTATTGCCGTGGATGATCAGTTTGTAAATGCCAAAGGTAAGCCGATGGATACCGTGCCGTTGGTGATGATGGCGGCGACCAAAATTGGCGAGCGTCAGGGCCAGGAACTGTATAAAGAGATGCAGAAACGAGGTTGGGATGTAAAAGAAAGTGCCGTAATGGCGATTACAGCTAACGAACTGGATACCGCTCGTCGTCGTACTACAGGCTCTATGGACGCGCTGAAAGCTGCCGGATTCCCGGAAAAACAAATTTATCAGGTTCCTACCAAATCTAACGATATCCCGGGGGCATTTGACGCCGCCAACTCCATGCTGGTTCAGCATCCTGAAGTTAAACACTGGCTGATCGTCGGGATGAACGATAGCACTGTGCTTGGCGGCGTGCGCGCGACGGAAGGTCAGGGCTTTAAAGCGGCAGATATCATCGGTATCGGTATCAACGGCGTGGATGCAGTAAGCGAGTTGTCCAAAGCCCAGGCTACCGGTTTCTACGGTTCACTGCTGCCAAGCCCGGACGTACATGGTTATAAGTCCAGCGAAATGCTCTACAACTGGGTAGCGAAAGACGCAGAACCACCGAAATTCACTGAAGTTACCGATGTCGTTCTGATTACGCGCGACAACTTTAAAGAAGAACTGGAGAAAAAAGGGTTAGGCGGTAAGTAATCTGCCGAAAAAATTCCCCTCTGCGTGATGCAGAGGGGGTGTGAATGACCAGTGATTCACGGAGACGTTATGCAACAGTCTACCCCGTATCTCTCATTTCGCGGCATTGGTAAAACCTTTCCCGGCGTTAAGGCGCTTACGGACATCAGTTTTGACTGCTATGCCGGTCAGGTTCATGCGTTGATGGGTGAAAATGGTGCCGGTAAATCAACACTCTTAAAAATCCTTAGCGGCAACTATGCGCCAACCACGGGTTCTGTCGCAATTAGCGGACAGGAAATATCCTTTTCCGACACTACCGCTGCGCTTAACGCGGGGGTTGCGATTATTTACCAGGAACTGCATCTCGTGCCGGAAATGACCGTCGCGGAAAATATTTATCTCGGCCAGCTTCCTCATAAAGGCGGCATAGTGAATCGTTCGCTGCTGAACTATGAAGCGGGTTTACAACTTAAACATCTGGGGATGGATATTGACCCCGGTACGCCACTGAAATATCTCTCCATCGGCCAGTGGCAGATGGTTGAAATAGCCAAAGCGCTGGCGCGTAACGCCAAAATTATCGCCTTTGATGAGCCAACCAGTTCTCTGTCGGCACGAGAAATTGACAACCTTTTCCGCGTCATTCGTGAACTGCGAAAAGAGGGGCGAGTGATCTTATACGTTTCTCACCGTATGGAAGAAATATTTGCCCTAAGTGACGCCATTACCGTCTTCAAAGATGGGCGTTATGTCAAAACCTTCACTGATATGCAGCAAGTAAATCATGAGTCACTGGTACAGGCGATGGTTGGTCGCGATCTCGGTGATATCTACGGCTGGCAACCGCGCAGCTATGGTGAGGAGCGGCTGCGTCTGGATGCAGTGAAAGCACTAGGTGTACGCACGCCAATAAGCCTGACTGTTCGCAGTGGCGAAATCGTCGGTCTGTTTGGACTGGTAGGGGCAGGGCGTAGCGAATTAATGAAAGGTATGTTTGGCGGTACGCAAATCACTGCCGGTCAGGTTTATATCGACCAAAGGCCGATCGATATCCGTAAACCGGGCCACGCTATTGCTGCTGGTATGATGCTCTGCCCGGAAGATCGCAAAGCGGAAGGCATTATTCCGGTGCATTCCGTTCGTGACAATATCAACATCAGCGCCCGTCGCAAGCATGTGCTCGGCGGTTGTGTGATCAACAACGGCTGGGAAGAAAACAATGCTGATCACCACATTCGTTCGCTCAACATCAAAACGCCGGGCGCAGAGCAACTGATCATGAATCTCTCTGGTGGTAATCAGCAAAAAGCCATTCTTGGGCGCTGGTTATCGGAAGATATGAAGGTCATTTTGCTGGATGAACCAACGCGCGGCATTGATGTGGGCGCTAAGCACGAAATTTACAACGTGATTTATACGCTGGCGGCGCAGGGCGTGGCGGTGCTGTTTGCCTCCAGCGATCTGCCCGAAGTCCTTGGCGTAGCCGATCGTATTGTCGTCATGCGTGAGGGCGAAATCGCCGGTGAATTGCTACACGAACAGGCAGATGAGCGTCAGGCACTAAGCCTTGCTATGCCTAAAGTCAGCCAGGCTGTTGCCTGAGTAAGGAGAGTATGATGTCTTCTGTTTCTACATCGGGGTCTGGCGCGCCTAAGTCGTCATTCAGCCTCGGCCGTATCTGGGATCAGTACGGTATGCTGGTGGTGTTTGCGGTGCTGTTTATCGCCTGTGCCATTTTTGTACCGAACTTTGCCACCTTCATTAATATGAAAGGTCTCGGGCTGGCAATATCCATGTCGGGAATGGTGGCTTGCGGCATGTTGTTCTGCCTCGCTTCGGGGGACTTTGACCTTTCCGTCGCTTCGGTAATTGCCTGCGCAGGTGTCACGACGGCGGTGGTTATCAATCTGACCGAAAGCCTGTGGATTGGCGTGGCGGCAGGTTTGCTGCTGGGCGTCCTCTGTGGTCTGGTGAATGGTTTTGTTATCGCCAAACTAAAAATCAACGCCTTGATTACGACGCTGGCGACGATGCAGATTGTTCGTGGTCTGGCGTACATCATTTCTGATGGTAAAGCGGTCGGTATCGAAGATGAAAGTTTCTTTGCTCTTGGTTATGCCAACTGGTTCGGCCTGCCTGCGCCAATCTGGCTTACGGTGGCTTGTCTGATTGTCTTCGGTTTGCTGCTGAACAAAACCACCTTTGGGCGCAACACGCTGGCGATTGGTGGTAATGAAGAGGCGGCGCGTCTGGCTGGTGTACCCGTTGTCCGCACCAAAATCATTATCTTTGTTCTCTCTGGTCTGGTATCGGCAATTGCCGGGATTGTTCTGGCTTCACGTATGACCAGCGGTCAGCCGATGACTTCGATAGGCTATGAGTTGATTGTTATCTCCGCCTGCGTTTTAGGCGGCGTTTCTCTGAAAGGTGGCATCGGAAAAATCTCATATGTAGTGGCGGGTATCTTAATTTTAGGCACTGTAGAAAACGCCATGAACCTGCTCAATATTTCTCCGTTTGCGCAGTACGTTGTCCGCGGCTTAATCCTGCTGGCGGCGGTGATCTTCGACCGTTATAAGCAAAAAGCGAAACGCACTGTCTGATGTTTTTTTCAGCATAAATTTAGTTCGACTTTCCTCCACAGCCAACCGCCACAAAGGTTGGCTGTTCTTTTTTGCAAATGGCGAGCTACGTCACACTGTCTATACTTACATGTCTGTAAAGCGCGTTCTGCGCGAACTATAAAAAGATAAGGAGGAGTACCGGGTGACAGAACCGTTAACCGAACCCCCTGAACTATCCGCGAAATATGCCTGGTTTTTTGATCTCGATGGAACGCTGGCGGAAATCAAACCGCATCCTGATCAGGTCGTCGTGCCTGACACTATTCTGCAAGGACTTCAGCTACTGGCAACCGCAAGTGATGGTGCATTGGCATTGATATCAGGGCGCTCAATGGTGGAACTTGACGCACTGGCAAAACCTTATCGCTTCCCGTTAGCGGGCGTGCATGGGGCGGAGCGCCGTGACATCAATGGTAAAACGCATATCGTTCACCTGCCGGAAGCGATTGCTCGTGATATTAGTGTGCAACTGCATACGGCGATTGCCCAACTTTCCGGCACGGAGCTGGAATCCAAAGGGATGGCGTTTGCACTGCATTATCGTCAGGCACCGCAGCATGAAGACGCCTTATTGACGTTAGCGCAACGTATTACTCAGATTTGGCCGCAAATGGCATTACAACAGGGAAAGTGTGTCGTCGAGATTAAACCGCGAGGCACCAGTAAAGGGGAGGCTATTGCTGCATTTATGCAGGAAGTTCCCTTCATCGGCCGGAAGCCGGTGTTTCTGGGCGATGATTTAACCGATGAATCTGGCTTTGCGGTTATTAACCGACTGGGTGGAATGTCAGTAAAAATTGGTACAGGCGCAACTCAGGCATCATGGCGGCTGGCGGGCGTGCCGGATGTCTGG
It includes:
- the araF gene encoding arabinose ABC transporter substrate-binding protein AraF → MHKFTKALAAIGLAAVMSQSAMAENLKLGFLVKQPEEPWFQTEWKFADKAGKDLGFEVIKIAVPDGEKTLNAIDSLAASGAKGFVICTPDPKLGSAIVAKARGYGMKVIAVDDQFVNAKGKPMDTVPLVMMAATKIGERQGQELYKEMQKRGWDVKESAVMAITANELDTARRRTTGSMDALKAAGFPEKQIYQVPTKSNDIPGAFDAANSMLVQHPEVKHWLIVGMNDSTVLGGVRATEGQGFKAADIIGIGINGVDAVSELSKAQATGFYGSLLPSPDVHGYKSSEMLYNWVAKDAEPPKFTEVTDVVLITRDNFKEELEKKGLGGK
- the araG gene encoding arabinose ABC transporter ATP-binding protein AraG, with the protein product MQQSTPYLSFRGIGKTFPGVKALTDISFDCYAGQVHALMGENGAGKSTLLKILSGNYAPTTGSVAISGQEISFSDTTAALNAGVAIIYQELHLVPEMTVAENIYLGQLPHKGGIVNRSLLNYEAGLQLKHLGMDIDPGTPLKYLSIGQWQMVEIAKALARNAKIIAFDEPTSSLSAREIDNLFRVIRELRKEGRVILYVSHRMEEIFALSDAITVFKDGRYVKTFTDMQQVNHESLVQAMVGRDLGDIYGWQPRSYGEERLRLDAVKALGVRTPISLTVRSGEIVGLFGLVGAGRSELMKGMFGGTQITAGQVYIDQRPIDIRKPGHAIAAGMMLCPEDRKAEGIIPVHSVRDNINISARRKHVLGGCVINNGWEENNADHHIRSLNIKTPGAEQLIMNLSGGNQQKAILGRWLSEDMKVILLDEPTRGIDVGAKHEIYNVIYTLAAQGVAVLFASSDLPEVLGVADRIVVMREGEIAGELLHEQADERQALSLAMPKVSQAVA
- the araH gene encoding arabinose ABC transporter permease AraH; this translates as MSSVSTSGSGAPKSSFSLGRIWDQYGMLVVFAVLFIACAIFVPNFATFINMKGLGLAISMSGMVACGMLFCLASGDFDLSVASVIACAGVTTAVVINLTESLWIGVAAGLLLGVLCGLVNGFVIAKLKINALITTLATMQIVRGLAYIISDGKAVGIEDESFFALGYANWFGLPAPIWLTVACLIVFGLLLNKTTFGRNTLAIGGNEEAARLAGVPVVRTKIIIFVLSGLVSAIAGIVLASRMTSGQPMTSIGYELIVISACVLGGVSLKGGIGKISYVVAGILILGTVENAMNLLNISPFAQYVVRGLILLAAVIFDRYKQKAKRTV
- the otsB gene encoding trehalose-phosphatase codes for the protein MTEPLTEPPELSAKYAWFFDLDGTLAEIKPHPDQVVVPDTILQGLQLLATASDGALALISGRSMVELDALAKPYRFPLAGVHGAERRDINGKTHIVHLPEAIARDISVQLHTAIAQLSGTELESKGMAFALHYRQAPQHEDALLTLAQRITQIWPQMALQQGKCVVEIKPRGTSKGEAIAAFMQEVPFIGRKPVFLGDDLTDESGFAVINRLGGMSVKIGTGATQASWRLAGVPDVWGWLELITNALQKQKRENNRSDDYESFSRSI